CTCTACTAGCCTCTCTGCTTCCAGATGTGCCAACTTTATGAAGCACTTCATTTGTTTGTATCCAGTCTTTTAAGAGGTGGGAAACAAACGCTAGGCAAAAATGACTCTGTGCACCAATACTTAAATGTGTGTAGTTGCAGGAGAAGTCAGTAAAATTTTCCCCCTTCCTTGGTGCATGGACCTTAAATCATTCACCACAGCAAGCTAGCATGAAAGTACTACAGAGCAGTATTTCCTCAGATCAACAGCATTTCAAAGTAAAGTACAGCAATGGACAGCAGCTGCTAGAAAGTAATTTGTCTTCTCATGGCTCCCATGACTAGCAACAGTCAAAAACTAGTATCAGAACAAACCTCTGAAGAAAGATCTGAAGGACTACCAATAGGGAAGTGAGTCCAAGGATAATTCAAAGAGATCTGCTTTTACTGTACAAAACCCCACTGTCACAAGAAAAGTGTTGTTCTAAAACTCAGCTTTTTCCTGGCTTTCGTCCATGGGACAAAAAAAAtgtaagcttttttatttttaaatgaagtcaAACTGCTCATAAGACAGCTGTTTGTACAAGCACAGTGAGTGCTACAATTAACTGTCACACATCAAGATCTTCATCCTACAAGTTGCTAGCTATGTCCAAGGAGGTTGCTTAGCAATCTCAGCTGCCACCAACAAGGAGAGCAGGCAGCTACTACAAACCTTAGAAAGGCTTAGGCCATTGCAACATTGAAACTTAGATGACTAAATGACTTGACTGAAAGGTAAACATGAAGATTTGAGAGAGTTTCTGAGCAATTATGTTTTTATGCAAGTTTATGGAAAGTGCATAGGCAGGTATTTGTGGAGAAGCTGCCTATCGTGTGAAAGGAATGCTTGCCCTCTAAAAATGCATGGTTAACAACCAAACAAACCAGTACACTTGCATCATGCACCTAAGATCATTAAAGACACTGCACGCGAAAAAACATAATTAAGATAATTAAAATACTTATATGAAGCATTTGGCAGTGCTTTATCAATTAGTTCTTTTGTTCCTTAGAACAGTCAGATTTTCAAGAGATATTCGTTTTCCTActtcaaaaaggagaaaaagatcatTTAAAACATCAAAAAACACAAACTCCCCTTTTATGTCCATAttgatatttgtttttttttttaatgaataaagtaTAGAGAATTCAAAATTCACCTAAAATTCAGGTTTCTGGCCTCCCTTTAAGAATTTGTATTTTATCTGTCTCCCACAAGAGATATTTTTGACTCTGTTCTTGAACTTTTAGTCCACATATCATAAGTGCAAGTATGCCAACACATCCACTCTTTCCCAGGTTGTTCTTACAACTAGTTGTCTAGATAAAGGTCAGACTTGTTGAAATTCTAAATACTCAGGACAAGTATTTGTGCCTAAAGGATACACACAAaatcagaaaacaatactgaTGAAACCCCAAAGTCTAACGTGATCATGCAATGTAAACAAAGGACAAGGCCCAAGACAGGTAGAGCTCACACATACAGATGAAGTTTCAAACCCTCAAATTCCAAGCCACACCTGTTTTCTGAGAAGCATCACATTTTATATCCATCTCACCCAAATTTAAGTTAGAACATAAAACATTAACTTCCACAGGAAGTTTAAGTCAATACAAATTGATTTAAAAACTTGATGGAAGGCGTCAATCCACATGAAAAGTTGTAAACAAGTGAGATGAGGTCATTTTATCCTGCAGAACACTTCATATAATAGTAGGAATAAGAACACCACCAATTGCAATGATTAATTTTAGTTTAGTTCCTCTTAAGCTCACTTCATTCATGCTTTAAAATGCTACCTCTGCACTACCACAAGCATGTGCTATACAGCTGAGACTTACCCTCaacattttaatagaaataacAGCTTATTTATATCTAATATAATACTATCCCAAAAACACTAGCAACTGAAGActaatgttttaaagaaaagctttcaCACTGCCCAGGATTACTTTAATAAAGATCTCTCAAGCAAAGATTAAGCAATATCAATTCATATGATTTATGCTTACAGCATAGGTTAGACTAACTCCTTTTGAAAGGAAAGTTATGAAGATTtaagtgttttaaaatgtatacatGCACTCCTAGAAAGAATTGAAAGACTGAAGGGTGTATGATAAACTCAAATCTTTATTCAAATATTGTAGCACCAAATTTAGAAATGTTAAGAtacaaaaaaatcataattaaGGTTCTCCATAACAATTCCATCCATTTCACAAATAGGCGGATGTGTGCAAAACTCAGGAGATTCAACTGTATATGAGATTTCTTCAAGTAAACACTCATGTGATATCACATGCTTGGCAGTCTCTCCTCCATCAGATAGATTATCATACGGCCATGCTGCTCAGGGAAATTTTTGTAAGAAATGATGCTGTGCATGtctcaaaatgagaaaaatatcttgCTATAAACTCTTATTCTTTAAGCTTTACATGGCAGAGATAAGGGTATTCAAAAGTGCTGAACAAGAATAGATTTAATCACTCTCAGAGCGATTGCAAGTAACAAGCATTCAGTTACTACAGATTGCCATTTCAGTAGAATGCATGAGTCTAACTGTTACAGATCTTCAGTTGCCATATCCGAACTATCAGAGCCCCCTCATGGAGATTAAGTACACACTAATCGTCTTTTCTCGCTTCACAGCAACTATACATTCTTGACTGAAAAGCTAAGTCAACAAAAGCACTCCTGTCATTGTAGCTATAGCCAGGGTTTGCTGGTATACCTTAGCAAGAGCACAGGAATCTGTCCTACAAGCAGGAAGTGCCCTGGGGTTTTCCCAGGATTCATGAAAGGCCAGAAGACACTTCCAGCATTTGCAAGTAAATTACAATTTGTAAGAATTATCATACCAACTAAGGCCAAAAGCTCAAAGCCCAGGATCCTGCTCTTCAACACTGATCAAAAGTGAatgcacagaaaacaaagaataggACATGCACATAGTTATAATCCCAATATCTAGTTTTCTGCGGCTCAAGACTTAACATAATGATGGTATCTTTGCATTTAACAGACCAATAGATTTTACTTTCTCAAGTTTGCCCTATCTTTTTTGTGCCTATTTAAGATTTTAGCATCCACAACTCTCAGGTGCAAAGAGGCCAAGAGATACAGGAGGTGCTCTCATAGGAGGTCACATTCCTCAGCTCTACTCTACATATAAATTAGATGTTTATACAAATATGCTTCCTCTACAGTAGAGGAAGACTCAAGCACTGCCATCTGCAAATAATTCTAAAAGATTTTGGTTAAGCAAAATAGTTGCAAGAAGCTTGATTATCCAAAAGAATTAATTTACTCATCTATTTCAAAGATCATACTACACGGTCCTTGCTCACATGGCTTCAGGACAGTTTCATGGTTCACAACACTTACTACTAAGAAGCATATATAGCAATCAGCATCTTTAAGGGTCAAGCTTCAAGTCTAAAGAACGTCTAGTTTAGAACTCTGCATTCAGGCTCAAGTATCATGTTCCATTCAATTTGTTAAATGTTGGGCTCAAACAGTCTTCCTTTGATGACTAGTATGACTTCTTTCTGCCAAAGGTATTCCTTACATCATCTAAGTCAAACAACTGTCTTAGATCATGTACATTACTCATCAGTTAAACTGACCTAGCTAATTTCATACATGTTCTTTGCCTCTGTCAATTATGACATgaactctgttttattttcaaccTAATTCCCTCTCTTGGGAATATGCTATAAATCCATAAATATGAATTCATTACCCACCTAGTAGAGAAATAAACTTGCAAAGAAGTTAGATACTGTTTAGATTCTAAACCTAAATTCAGTTTCCCATTGGACTCAAGTTTCAACcaataaaacccccaaagcatGTCTACATTTCTGCTGCTTGACACACAACTTTTTCAAACTATCACATCTTCAAAATGTTCAGGAACTTTTCACAGCTGTTTCTTCAGCATTCACCTTTCAGGCATTCACATAAATTTTAACAGTGCAATCCAAAACTATGTACACTTCAAGAACTCTTAATGCTCTCAAAACTAAGGATATATTGGTGCTGCCAGACATTGCCCTGACAGTATGTCCAAATTATTCACCAGGCACGCAGAACAGCAGGAGCTCATACTATCCTCCTAAAAAGcttcaagagaaaaataaagctgCCTAAGCAGAGCTCAATGGTTAAGGCACACAGGAGACTTCAAGGCACCATCAGAAGTCAGGATGACATAGAAATACCGGACCTGGGTATGAAGGTGTCCCATTCCCATAAGCTGAAAGGTTTGCAAAAAGATCTCTTATTTCTCACCAGCTAATTTAGCTTTTTTTGCTCCCCTCTCTTTGCTGACAATATCATTCTTAGATGTCTAACTCCTCCTGTGCACTGTACAAGAACTTCAAACTGCCAATTCACAACTAGAAGTTCTGTTCAGCAACAAAATGCCAAAGCAATCTAACTTGTGACTTTAACCTTGAATGTTTAAGCACAGCAGTTTGAATATTGGTACTTTTATTACTGATTTCAGAATGAGATGATAATTGTTCTTCTAAAAGGAAGATCAGCAAAATGTCAGGAGTCCCATGGGAGTCCCGTTAGTATTTCTTCTGAACAGATGATTTAAATCATTATCTGGAAAATACAAGAAGTTTCACTTAGACTGATGAATATTTGAGCAAATaggaaataattatttctctATTACAAGTGTATTTTGGCTCATTGTTCTAAATCTTACCAGCCGTATTATTATTTCATAATTCAAAAGCATTTCTGTACCTTGACCgtactaaatattttattaaaaagcattCTATTAATCTTAACACAGGCCACTTGTTTCACAAGATTACAGTGAATAATTATAAATTCAGGTACTTGTGCTTAACCCAGTACACAGGCTTTGGAGAGCATTTCCAATATTTATAGCAGTTTTAAGTGTTCAGCAGATGCTACTTAATTTGCTAAACAATATCAGACTGCAAAATTGCTCTTACTGTTGATAGATCAATAATGACATGGGGTAAGTCATTATCTCCGTGGCAACAGAATTGTAACTGTCAGAGGAATAATGCACATGTTACTGCTGAGACTCTTACAGGCATGCCTCGGCTTCCTCATGCAGGTACTCTCTCTGCAAGCCTGGTATGCCCAGAGTACTAACAACCAAGGGCACCTCTTggactacagaggatgaaactaCAACAGCAGCTACATTATTCCTGGAGGAGCACATCCTCACAAGGGTTTCCACACACTTCAATTTTACATCctcatttcacttttatttttttctaagcatCTCCTTATAGAAATAAGCAGAATGAAATTTGGGAAGGCAAATACCATGAAGTTCTCTTCATAGTCCAACATTTTCTAAATGGAAGACATTTAGttgtctttcagaaaagaaaggtCTTTCACTTTTAACTCAATTTCCATTTAATTCCCTTCTCACTTACCAGAATCTTAAAATGGCAGGATTCTTTTTGCTAGATCAAAAGCAACAAAGTAGCCCACTTGGTCTATTACAGATAACACTTATTAAGCCTCTGCCTGTGGATATCATACCAGTTCAACAAAAAGCAAATGTTAGTTTTTCCTTGCAGAATTTACTAAAATATCATACAGTATGAACCAGATGCTACTTATTTTATACATATTGAACATCTTGCACCATGTTAGTCACCATACATGAACTGCAAAAAACAACTTTTCTATGTCTTGATCAGCACGATTGTGCCTAGCTCCTGAGAGTCAAACACTGATGCACAAAATGCACAATATCAACACTACAGCATTAAACTTTACCTCATGATTCATAATAGAAAGCATTTCATTGTAAGTACAGACACtctcaaatactgtattttttttaagtattcataACCTATTCACATTAAAAGAGAGTGCAACTTTGCCacaattttttttgtgattttttctaattaaattgcAAGAAAAGACCACAGAAGCAATGCCTGAAGTTAAATCAGTTTAGAAATTCAGTGTCAAAAATACATCTCACTTTTTCTGAGCAGAAGTTTCTGTCCAAagtattcttaaaaagaaaaaagaaaaaaaaaggcatttttttgtcTGATTATGTAGAAAACTGAGATGTCATTCAAGTGTCAGCTGGATTCCACAAAATGAAAAACTAGAAAACCCAGTCTTCTGAATACTGAAGAAAAGGTGTTACTGTTTGTAAACCTTGCACATTAGCAtaactggggaaaaaagtttcttttccttaCAAATATATGTGAAGTAATACAAATGGCCATTAACATACCAGAAGTCTAAATACCAGAGCCACAATGCACATTAATACTCAGGAATATACTTTGATTTGTTATGTGTGAAAAAACATTGGTTTTGTGCTTTAGTAAAAACAAGAACTTCTCAACTCTTTCTCTTCACTTACAGAATGGACCTTGCTTCTGTAGAAGACTTCTATGCTCTGTTCCAAGTTCTCGGAAAGCATTCGGAATCAGCCCAGGAGCTCTAACGAAGTTGGCAGCACACACAGCCATTTCCAGGACCTGTTTCAGTTTCATCACTTTTCTGATACAGCACAGTTCTGCCAGTCTTTCAGCACCACACCACTCAAGCCTTTTGCACACACAACTAAGCAGTCTAGCCTCTGCTTTCATCTCTCCATCTTGTTGCAACCCTGGCCAGTTGATCCAGCAACATACCAAGCTGCACAAGGGTATCAGTTACTTTGCTGCAAGTACTAAACTGAAGCATGCAGAGAACTGCCAGTTCCTTGATAATATCAACTGCCATATTCACcccagtaaaaacaaacaaatcaaactCAACAACCAAACGCAGTCAAATTGGCCATTAGAAACAGCCAAAGGTACCAAGAAAGCTGACACTTTCAGCATGTTCTCAGCTGCATATGTAAATCCTCCACTGTTTCTTCCACCTGCCTACACAAAAGAACCAAAAAGTATCGATTCAACAGTGCTGCTCTTTTTAGGACACACACTTCTGCCACTACAGCTTACATATATTTCGCACAGTTCACCGCCAAGGAGTTTTACTCTGCATAAGCAGAAGATACACAACTGCCTGCCCTTTCCACACGTTTCATTTAAGCACTTAACGTTGTTTTAAACCACCGCTcaccgcctccccccagccccagagaGCTCTATCACAGTCTGAGTCACCAAAGGGctgactgaaagaaaacaaagccccCTCCTCAGCGCCGAGAGCACTGGTTGTTATTAGCCACAGTCCCCCATGCGCCGAAACAGGCCCCAAACACACCGCCCGCACCGCTCTGCTCCGCCCGGGAAGCGCCAGGGCCCTGCCCGCACACAGCAGCTCTGGCGGGCACCCGGCGAGCCGCCAGCCAGGGCCTGCCGCGCCGCACgggccggcccggcccagccgccCCCGCGGACGCCGGTACCTCCCCCGGCGGAGCAGGGGCAAGGAGGCCGGGCCGGCGGCCAGGAGgcggctgaggagccccgggcgccgccggccaCGCCGCCGCAAGAGCGGCCGTTACCCGGAAGCGGAAAGAGTCACGCGCTCACGCCCTCGGGGCTCCCCGAACAAAATACCTCACGAGGGAAGGGCGACCAATCGTGGCCCGATAAGGGGAGGCGGGATTAATCAAATCAGCCGGAGTGGCAGCTGCTCCACCCAATGCAACTGCGGCAACCCGATTCCCTCCACAAATAGGAAAGCAAAATGCCCTTAAGGCTGATGGGTGGGAGAAGGCTGGCTGGATCCTAGTACTATTGGCTAGTGGCAATGATTGGCAGGCGGCCACTCCTATGCGGAGGAGAAGCCCCTCGTGACCTATGCTCCCCTGTACCAataggcgggcggcgggggcttcaggccggcggggcgcggcgggggcggcagcgggcgcGGGCAGGATGAGCGGGGCCCTGCGCGCGGCCTGGCGgctgcgcggcgccgcgcggggctgggccgggcggcggctgagccaggcggcggccggcggggccgagGGCAGCGGCGGCGAtggcggcgatggcggcggctCGGGGTCGCGGGAGGCGGTGGAGCGGCTGGTGCGGGCGCACCCGGTGGTGGTGTTCATGAAGGGCAGCCCGGCGCAGCCGCTCTGCGGCTTCAGCAACGCCGTGGTGCAGATCCTGCGGCTGCACGGCGTGCAGGACTACCGCGCCCACGACGTGCTGCAGGACCCCGACCTCCGCCAAGGTCAGCCGCTGGGGCGGGtgtcgcgccgcgccgcgagggGTCGCCGCTAGCCACGGCCTCCCCCGGGGCCCCCGCTGCGGGGAGTCCGAAATGCGCTGTGTCCCCGCCGTGCGTTCCTTCCCCTCCACGGCTGTGCCTCGCCTTTGGCACAGGGGTCGGCAGCGCTTACAGCTGGGGTATTTAGGCCGCGCAAGCCCCGCGTTGTGCAGTGTGAATTTTCATATCTAAAACGCCCCTCAGGAGAGTCAGGCATGTATAAGTCTACCCTGAGAAATTATTTCTGTTATGTTTTCTGACTTCTTTTGTGGGTTATTTATTGCTCTAAAAATTGGGTTATTAGCTCACCAAGTTGATAATtatatggcttttctttttttctccagaaatatcactttctcttgcttgctttctggttttctttttcatgagAAGGCTTACATCCCAGCAGTTTGGGGGTATACGAAGCGTGCCCATGCGAAGCATATCGCGGAGATGAAGTTTAGAGATTGCCCTGCCTAGATGAGTCTGTTTGATTTCTGTAATACTTACTGTGTCTCTGAGCATTTTAATTATGTACAGAATACAGTTATGCTTACAGGGAAATTCTTGGAGACTGGGCTTTTCCTGCCATCCTGCCGTTCCTAGTTAATAGATACAAAGTTGCATTAGAAGActcttaaaatactttattttctagtcagaatttttgtttttctgtgtgaaCATTATTGTGAAACTTGATAAATAGCTTGGAGAAGCTCAAGCTTGTACCATTGTATTCTCTGCTGGCACTGCCAACCAAGGATCTTTGCTACTTTTGATGAAAGTACAAAATTTTGCTGTCATATGCTAATCACTTGCACAAAAAATGTTTAGTAATAGTTTCATTATTACTACTCAAGTGATAGGAGCTACTCTATATGAGGTATTTTTGCCAATTTGTAGAATGCAAATACTGTGTTCACCTGATGCTTTTGCGCTGTCTTTCCTTGTTGGAAATACATAGTTGACCAACTGTTGAGGTTTCATGTGGTTATTTGAGAAagttttaaacaacaacaacaacaaagtagtAATTGGTCTTGCAGGTGCGTAGCATTAGTATTTCTTTCTCAGAATATATTAAAATGTGTATTAAATCCCCATTCTACAGAAAAAAGTAGGGCTGGCATGTATCAAATGACTTCCTTCTCATGTGTTTTTGGTCTCAGCTGACTAACTTAGCTTTTCATTAGTTGTTAGTTGAAAGGCTGATTCTCTAATCTTGCTCCCCCAAGATGCTTTTCAGTTCACAGGTATGATGGTATTGTATAAAAACTTAAAAAGTAGAATTTTGCTGTGATTATGACATGCTTTATTAATGAATATTGGATTTATTAATTTATTCAAGTAAATCTCTTTACCAGCCTTTGGCAGATGAACAAATCATGGTAGTTTTCTAAACTTTAATGCATAACTAAATTTATTAATCTTATGGTTTACTAGAACAAATTGGTAAACtaaaaacctccccccccccccagttcactgaaataaaatgttcaacATTTCATTTGTGGTAGAGGAGGCTTTCATGAACCCTAGAATGGGCAATGCTTAAGTCGGTTGCAGTCTTTGGGGACTGGACCACATGGATGTATGGTATTTTCTTCCTATGTAACAAGAAAATCTCCCTTTTGAGCATAGCAAACGTTTCTTCCAGATGATCTTTGACTTGTGTTAGGTGATCCGAGAAGTTACTGCCCTCCTGGGTATCTGAGCTTTAAATTGAAATTGGTTGTTTACTCTGGATTGTTTGGATAAGCCACACTGAATGCAGTAACTGAGGGTACGCTTGCACAATCCTGGTAGTTCTCAGATGCTAAAAGGAGTATATTCTTTTTTGTTCCCTTCCTTGCACTTGCCCAACTGCATAGAGAGCCAACTCAATTTATTAATGGGTTTCTGGGTTCGTGAGTTGAGCTAGCTTTCTGAAGTGTGAGGTGAATGCCAGAGCCGGCATGAGGGATGGAGCCTCGAGGTGAGGACTTGGGGAACAGCAACATTGCTTTCAAGGCCAGTGGCCTGTTATATTGCTTCAGCTGTATTACCTATTGCACCTGGAAAAGCCAGTATATGCTTCTTTCAGTGGATGGCTGTCTGACAGAGAAGAAGGCTGGGCTGCTAGAAGCTGTAGCTCTGTACATTGCCCAGGATCATTCACCTGTGATTGAAGGCCCTTCTAGTCTGTTCTTGGATCTGGTCTCAGGTGCTGAAAAGTTAATTTGCAACATATGACACTTTTCTAAGTCTTCTTTGTGAATATAATCTGTACTGCATGCATATGATGTTAGTGAGGGGATGCTTCAGCTGTGAAGATATCTAATGCATCTCTTCAATTAAAGAAACTACTGTTCTGCATAGGAGAATAGTTTGATAGTTCTTTGATCTGGGTCAT
This is a stretch of genomic DNA from Apteryx mantelli isolate bAptMan1 chromosome 4, bAptMan1.hap1, whole genome shotgun sequence. It encodes these proteins:
- the GLRX5 gene encoding glutaredoxin-related protein 5, mitochondrial isoform X2, which produces MSGALRAAWRLRGAARGWAGRRLSQAAAGGAEGSGGDGGDGGGSGSREAVERLVRAHPVVVFMKGSPAQPLCGFSNAVVQILRLHGVQDYRAHDVLQDPDLRQGIKNYSNWPTIPQVYLNGEFVGGCDILLQMHQNGDLVEELKKLGIRSALLDAEKDQDKK
- the GLRX5 gene encoding glutaredoxin-related protein 5, mitochondrial isoform X1 codes for the protein MSGALRAAWRLRGAARGWAGRRLSQAAAGGAEGSGGDGGDGGGSGSREAVERLVRAHPVVVFMKGSPAQPLCGFSNAVVQILRLHGVQDYRAHDVLQDPDLRQVDGCLTEKKAGLLEAVALYIAQDHSPVIEGPSSLFLDLVSGIKNYSNWPTIPQVYLNGEFVGGCDILLQMHQNGDLVEELKKLGIRSALLDAEKDQDKK